A single genomic interval of Arachis duranensis cultivar V14167 chromosome 7, aradu.V14167.gnm2.J7QH, whole genome shotgun sequence harbors:
- the LOC107496030 gene encoding uncharacterized protein LOC107496030 isoform X1, with the protein MTDHRDKITVGGGGGEDLVDIILRLQKQNDLQYPLSDSVVKAIILVIGGRLLSIGRTQELKHASATFDKKSMEKLMQENLEKEKKLRVALEQIELKDEKMKGLMEKMLLLEEKEKKLDEDKVDLQTKVMEMTMEKKTLETDKKNHGFDMFILGFDRAVEQARFIAPTLDFAVMDPCKVVINGQLVDDDEDQESESEDVAVA; encoded by the exons ATGACAGATCATAGGGACAAAATTACAGTTGGTGGTGGAGGAGGGGAAGATCttgttgatattattttaaGGCTTCAAAAGCAGAATGATCTCCAATATCCCTTATCTGACAGTGTTGTCAAAGCAATCATTTTG gttaTTGGAGGTCGATTGTTATCTATTGGTCGAACTCAAGAATTGAAACATGCAAGTGCTACTTTTGACAAGAAAAGTATGGAAAAACTTATGCAGGAGAAtctagaaaaagagaagaaactcCGGGTTGCTTTAGAACAGATagaattaaaagatgaaaaaatgAAAGGTTTGATGGAGAAGATGTTACTATTagaggaaaaggagaagaaattaGATGAAGATAAAGTTGATTTGCAGACAAAAGTGATGGAGATGACGATGGAGAAGAAGACTTTGGAGACCGACAAGAAGAATCATGGATTTGATATGTTTATCTTGGGGTTTGATAGAGCTGTGGAGCAGGCGAGGTTTATTGCGCCGACATTGGACTTTGCTGTCATGGATCCATGCAAGGTGGTCATTAATGGTCAGctggttgatgatgatgaggatcaAGAGAGCGAAAGTGAAGATGTGGCAGTTGCTTGA
- the LOC107496029 gene encoding receptor-like protein 33 translates to MLLYTWLQNLTSLKVLVLRGNKFYGPVGNNLTTNHPFPSLNIFDASGNHFSGLLPKDFIENFQAMKNVVHGEVGSVLSYMNSRFYSAISYETQAEYANSLIATVKGVSRAYTKIPTIFAYIDLSENKFEGEIPNVIGEVHALIALNLSHNKLIGSIPQSVGYLTELESLHLSSNMLTGRIPNELTNLNFLGFLNLSSNHLVGLIPRGKQFDTFREDSYQGNMGLCGFPLSIQCNKNLEEEPLSSGTNQAEEKFGFGWEPVAIGYVYGTEEC, encoded by the exons ATGTTGCT ATATACTTGGCTTCAGAATTTGACATCTTTAAAAGTGTTGGTCTTAAGAGGCAATAAGTTTTATGGTCCTGTTGGTAATAACTTGACAACCAACCATCCATTTCCAAGTTTAAATATCTTTGATGCATCAGGCAACCATTTTAGTGGCCTGTTGCCAAAAGACTTCATTGAGAATTTCCAAGCCATGAAGAATGTTGTTCATGGTGAAGTGGGAAGCGTTTTGAGTTACATGAATAGTCGCTTTTACTCTGCAATAAGTTATGAAACTCAAGCAGAGTATGCTAACTCATTGATAGCAACAGTTAAAGGGGTGAGCAGAGCTTACACAAAAATTCCAACCATCTTTGCATATATTGATTTGTCAGAGAACAAATTTGAAGGAGAGATTCCAAATGTTATTGGAGAGGTTCATGCACTCATAGCACTCAACCTTTCCCATAACAAACTCATTGGTTCTATTCCTCAATCCGTGGGATATTTGACAGAACTTGAATCATTGCACCTCTCATCAAATATGCTCACAGGTCGGATCCCAAATGAATTGACCAATCTAAACTTTCTTGGATTCTTGAATCTTTCCAGCAACCATCTTGTAGGACTAATACCACGAGGAAAACAGTTTGATACATTTCGAGAGGATTCCTACCAAGGGAACATGGGGTTATGTGGATTTCCATTGTCAATACAATGCAACAAGAACCTTGAAGAAGAACCTTTATCCTCTGGAACAAATCAAGCTGAAGAGAAATTTGGATTTGGTTGGGAGCCAGTGGCAATAGGATATGTATATGGAACTGAGGAGTGCTAG
- the LOC110272466 gene encoding receptor-like protein 9DC3, producing the protein MGYLMLLVVRVVMCVYMFMMFHFACLSSHLCHLDESSALLHFKTQFIFNPSFSEYFYEYECPHVYPKMSTWENGTDCCSWMGVTCHSVSGHVIGLDLSCGALVGNMNPNSTLFHLTHLQTLSLAFNDFDGSQLPSQFERLVSLIHLNLSSCGFEGDIPSQISHLSKIQLLDLSWNNDLKWKETSWKRMLQNATALREIVLDETDMSSISLTPNPLSNWSFSFSLVTLSLSITRIRGHLTSHVLCLPNLHELNLYGNENIQVHVPKLNCSTSLSFLDISWCQFPGSQIPDSFSNLTQLTFLDLSQNGFNGSIPSLLSNFQHLTHLDLSHNAFTGSFPSLLSNLQHLTHLDLSLNAFTGSFPSFLSNLHHLVYLDLSWNKFSGQIPNVFDRHTKLQTLFLHDNTLEGKLPSSLFVLTQLSSLDCSNNKIEGPLPDKVAFLNLTQLNLEGNLLDGTIPEWALSLKSLRSLDLSNNRFRGHISEITSYSFEYLDLCNNELQGNFPESIFHLVNLTDLCLSSDNWSGIVHFPLFSKLQNLEYLHLSGCSSLLLKSETSVNHTFSNLMALQLLSSNITGWLEFSGKFPNLDYLKLYNNSLQEKVPEWIHGMDSLTYLNLSHNNFTLMDHFPWYRLQNLDLSFNSMADDISCFFCNVTLLKIINLSHNKFTGTFPQCLANSSSLEDLDLQMNKLHGTLPDNFLDLTTLNLNGNNFEGLLPKSLSKCPGLVDLDLGNNQFEDTFPNWLQNISNLEILVLRGNKLYGQIVNLKSEKIFASLIIFDISCNNFSGSLPKAYIQNFRAMKIVHDDVQSPLSYIEADWQVSHGTTEYDSSMVATIKRVSLPLTKIPRVFVIIDLSENKFEGEIPDDFGELHGLIGLNLSHNRLVGHIPHSLGNLTNLESLDLSSNMLTGDIPTDLINLNFLEVLSLSQNQLVGPIPRGKQFDTFSNDSYEGNTGLCGFPLSIQCNNNVPLQQYPSSEAEDKFGFGWKPVAIGYACGMVLGIGLGYCVFSIGKPEWLVVLFGGKRTKRRSRGNRRRARTTLFQLLVVM; encoded by the coding sequence ATGGGGTATTTGATGTTGTTGGTTGTTAGAGTGGTGATGTGTGTGTATATGTTTATGATGTTCCATTTTGCATGTTTGTCTTCGCATCTATGCCATCTCGATGAGAGTTCTGCCTTGCTTCACTTTAAGACCCAATTCATTTTTAACCCTTCATTTTCTGAATATTTTTATGAGTATGAGTGCCCCCATGTCTATCCAAAGATGAGTACGTGGGAAAATGGGACAGATTGCTGCTCATGGATGGGTGTCACGTGCCACTCTGTGTCTGGTCACGTGATTGGCCTCGATCTCAGTTGTGGTGCTCTTGTAGGTAATATGAATCCCAATAGCACTCTTTTTCATCTTACTCATCTCCAAACACTCAGCCTTGCATTCAATGATTTTGATGGTTCTCAATTGCCTTCTCAGTTTGAAAGGCTTGTGAGTCTCATACACTTGAATTTATCCAGTTGTGGGTTTGAAGGTGATATTCCTTCTCAAATCTCACACCTTTCCAAAATACAATTACTTGATCTCTCTTGGAATAATGATTTGAAGTGGAAAGAAACAAGTTGGAAAAGAATGTTGCAAAATGCAACAGCTTTACGTGAGATTGTATTGGATGAGACAGACATGTCTTCCATTAGCTTAACACCAAACCCTTTGTCCAAttggtctttttctttttctttggttacTCTTAGTCTTAGTATTACCAGAATAAGGGGACACTTGACAAGTCACGTTCTCTGTTTACCCAACCTTCATGAGCTCAATCTATACGGAAATGAAAACATTCAAGTCCATGTTCCAAAGTTGAATTGCAgtacttctcttagttttttgGATATTTCATGGTGTCAATTCCCAGGATCACAAATCCCTGATTCCTTTTCTAACCTCACACAGCTAACTTTTTTGGACTTGTCTCAAAATGGATTCAATGGTTCAATCCCATCATTGCTCTCAAACTTTCAGCATCTCACTCACTTGGACCTTTCACACAATGCATTCACTGGTTCGTTCCCATCATTGCTCTCAAACCTTCAGCATCTCACTCACTTGGACCTTTCATTGAATGCATTCACTGGTTCGTTCCCATCATTTCTTTCAAACCTTCATCATCTTGTTTACTTGGATCTTTCATGGAATAAATTTAGTGGTCAAATTCCAAATGTGTTTGATAGGCACACCAAGTTGCAAACTCTCTTCCTTCATGATAACACTTTGGAAGGAAAGTTGCCATCCTCGTTGTTTGTCTTAACTCAACTCTCTTCCTTGGATTgttctaataataaaattgaggGACCGCTACCCGACAAAGTAGCCTTTTTAAATCTCACTCAATTAAATCTAGAAGGCAACTTATTAGATGGGACAATTCCTGAGTGGGCCTTATCCCTCAAGTCTTTGAGATCCTTAGATCTATCAAATAACAGATTCAGAGGGCACATAAGTGAAATTACATCTTATTCCTTCGAGTATTTAGACTTGTGCAACAATGAGCTCCAAGGAAATTTTCCAGAATCCATTTTTCATCTTGTCAACCTTACTGATTTGTGCTTGTCTTCAGATAACTGGAGCGGTATTGTCCACTTCCCACTCTTCTCTAAGCTTCAAAACTTGGAGTATCTTCATCTTTCAGGTTGTAGTTCATTATTGCTAAAATCTGAAACTAGTGTTAATCACACTTTCTCCAATTTGATGGCACTGCAGTTGCTTTCTAGCAATATTACTGGTTGGTTGGAATTCTCCGGAAAATTTCCAAATTTGGATTATCTTAAATTGTACAACAATAGTCTTCAGGAAAAAGTGCCAGAATGGATACATGGTATGGATTCATTAACTTATTTGAATCTCTCACACAACAATTTTACATTGATGGACCATTTCCCATGGTATCGACTTCAAAACCTTGATCTTAGTTTCAACTCGATGGCTGATGACATTTCTTGCTTCTTTTGTAATGTAACCTTGTTGAAAATTATCAACTTGTCCCACAACAAATTCACAGGAACATTTCCACAGTGCCTTGCCAATAGCTCATCCCTTGAAGATTTGGATCTACAAATGAACAAACTTCATGGAACTTTGCCAGATAACTTTCTGGATCTTACTACACTGAATCTCAATGGCAACAATTTCGAAGGTCTATTGCCGAAATCTTTGTCCAAATGCCCAGGACTTGTGGATTTGGATCTCGGTAACAATCAATTTGAGGACACGTTTCCCAATTGGCTTCAGAATATATCAAATTTGGAAATACTGGTCTTACGAGGCAATAAGTTGTACGGTCAGATTGTAAATTTGAAATCTGAAAAGATATTTGCAAGTTTGATTATTTTTGACATATCATGCAATAACTTTAGCGGCTCATTACCAAAAGCATACATACAAAATTTTCGAGCCATGAAGATTGTTCATGATGATGTGCAAAGCCCTTTGTCTTATATTGAAGCAGATTGGCAAGTTAGTCACGGCACAACAGAATATGACAGTTCTATGGTTGCAACAATTAAAAGAGTCAGTCTTCCTTTAACGAAAATTCCAAGAGTCTTTGTAATTATTGATTTGTCAGAAAACAAATTTGAAGGAGAGATTCCAGATGATTTTGGGGAGCTTCATGGACTCATAGGCCTCAATCTTTCTCATAACAGACTTGTTGGTCATATTCCCCACTCTTTGGGAAATTTGACAAATCTTGAATCATTGGATCTCTCCTCAAATATGCTTACTGGGGATATTCCTACTGACTTAATAAATCTGAACTTTCTTGAAGTCTTGAGTCTTTCCCAAAACCAGTTGGTGGGACCAATACCCAGAGGAAAACAGTTTGATACATTTTCAAATGATTCCTATGAGGGAAACACGGGGTTATGTGGATTTCCATTGTCAATTCAATGCAACAACAATGTCCCTTTGCAACAATATCCATCTTCTGAGGCTGAAGACAAATTTGGGTTTGGTTGGAAGCCAGTGGCAATAGGATATGCATGTGGAATGGTACTTGGAATAGGATTGGGATATTGTGTTTTCTCAATTGGAAAGCCTGAATGGCTAGTGGTCCTCTTTGGAGGTAAAAGGACCAAAAGGAGGAGCCGTGGAAACCGCCGGCGTGCAAGAACAACTCTGTTTCAGCTTTTGGTTGTAATGTAA
- the LOC107496028 gene encoding desmethyl-deoxy-podophyllotoxin synthase-like, whose translation MEHHHPSSSSLPFFLFSLIIFILFISQLLKLLAKKSKVTSKKKEKLPPGPWTLPLIGSIHHLVGKSLPHHCMRDLAKKYGPLMHLKLGEASIMVVSSPEVAKEVFKTHDINFAERPKNLGADILTYGSTNIATAQYGGYWKQLRRICSMELLSPKRVSSFKSIREEEVMNLITWISDNTGSCVNLSEKVASLTSAITARAIFGEKCKCQEQFISLLKSLGKIVERVFVVFSLFPSHTWLHLISGAKRETEKVHKEFDIVIENIIKNKITRIKNKEDKSHTVDLLSILLNMVEDHGAYEYPVTINSVKAIVFDLYGAGIETSSAVIEWTISELVKNPEAMARAQEEVRKAFGTKESSSSLENLTYLKAVIKETMRLHPPFPLLLPRECRETCDINGYTIAAGSQVIVNAWAIGRDPNHWGGQEDAERFRPERFLECSIDYKGCDVEFIPFGAGRRICPGIYFAVSSIEICVAQLLYYFDWKVPKNGDIEGELDMTEYFGSTARRKNDLILVPIPWNSSNNN comes from the exons ATGGAGCATCATCACCCTTCCTCatcatccttacccttctttctattttcattaaTAATCTTCATCCTTTTCATATCACAACTTCTCAAATTGTTAGCTAAGAAATCCAAAGTCACAagcaagaaaaaagagaagCTTCCTCCGGGGCCATGGACACTACCTCTAATCGGTAGCATACACCACTTAGTTGGAAAATCTCTACCCCATCATTGTATGAGAGACTTAGCAAAAAAATATGGTCCTCTCATGCACCTTAAGCTCGGTGAAGCATCAATCATGGTGGTTTCTTCTCCAGAAGTTGCCAAAGAAGTATTTAAAACCCATGATATCAACTTTGCCGAAAGACCTAAAAATTTAGGTGCAGATATCTTAACCTATGGTTCCACCAACATAGCCACCGCGCAATACGGTGgctattggaagcaactaagaaGAATATGCTCAATGGAACTTCTTAGCCCTAAGCGTGTGAGTTCATTCAAATCAATAAGGGAAGAAGAGGTAATGAATTTGATAACATGGATTTCTGATAATACTGGATCTTGTGTTAATCTTAGTGAGAAAGTTGCTTCTTTGACAAGTGCAATCACTGCTAGGGCAATTTTTGGAGAAAAGTGTAAGTGTCAAGAACAATTCATTTCATTGTTGAAGAGTCTTGGAAAGATTGTGGAACGTGTTTTTGTTGTATTTAGTCTTTTTCCGTCTCACACATGGCTCCATCTTATAAGTGGAGCGAAGCGTGAGACGGAAAAAGTACATAAAGAATTTGATATCGTAAttgaaaatattataaaaaataaaataacaaggaTAAAAAATAAGGAGGATAAATCTCACACAGTGGATCTTCTTTCTATTCTTCTAAATATGGTGGAAGATCATGGAGCTTATGAGTATCCTGTGACAATCAACAGTGTCAAAGCTATTGTTTTT GATCTATATGGTGCCGGAATTGAAACATCATCTGCAGTGATAGAATGGACAATTTCTGAGCTAGTGAAGAATCCAGAAGCAATGGCAAGAGCTCAAGAAGAGGTTAGAAAAGCTTTTGGCACCAAAGAATCATCATCATCTCTTGAGAATCTAACATATCTAAAAGCAGTTATCAAAGAGACAATGAGATTACACCCTCCATTTCCTTTACTCCTTCCAAGAGAATGCAGAGAGACATGTGACATCAACGGCTACACCATAGCCGCTGGAAGCCAAGTGATAGTAAATGCATGGGCCATTGGAAGAGATCCTAATCATTGGGGTGGCCAAGAAGATGCTGAGAGATTCCGTCCCGAAAGGTTTCTAGAATGTTCCATTGATTATAAAGGTTGTGATGTTGAGTTCATACCCTTTGGTGCTGGGAGGAGGATATGTCCAGGCATTTATTTCGCTGTTTCAAGCATTGAAATTTGCGTTGCACAACTTTTGTATTATTTCGATTGGAAAGTTCCAAAAAATGGAGACATTGAAGGAGAATTGGATATGACTGAATATTTTGGGAGCACGGCAAGAAGGAAGAATGATCTTATCTTAGTTCCCATTCCATGGAATAGTagtaataataactaa
- the LOC107496235 gene encoding desmethyl-deoxy-podophyllotoxin synthase-like has product MEFRFSSSPMVLSLIIIISISLILKLRKRLIKTNRKASSKNLPPGPWKLPIFGSLHHLLGGLPHRRLTELSKKHGSLMHIQLGETSVIVISSPEISKQILKTHDTAFAQRPQIVAAEVVTYGYITFTLSPYADYWKRIRRICTQELLSAKRVRSFQSIRNEEVSRLVRFVSRNIGSVINLSDTLLNLTYSITAKATLGSKSSDQEAFISYMKRILRTNENFNVSNIFPSQKWLHRINGAMRELEDMHRTSDRILDDIIAAAKSKTINADGTLLSFLLSLEADNGTPEFQFSRNNVKALLQDMLLAGSETSSSTMEWVFSEMLKNPRVLKKAQAEVREVFGNKGYVDENDLGELQFLKAIIKESMRLHPPGGALLPRECRETCEINGYTIPAGTQVLVNSWAIGRDPKYWNEAEKFYPERFLDSEIDYKGSHFEFIPFGAGKRMCPGMLFALPNIELPLAQLLYYFDWDLPFGVSHENLDMIEDFGITMRRKNDLFVVPISHHHLPLE; this is encoded by the exons ATGGAGTTTCGTTTCTCATCATCTCCCATGGTGCTAAGtcttatcatcatcatttcaATATCTTTGATCCTAAAATTGAGAAAGAGACTCATCAAAACTAACCGCAAAGCCTCCTCAAAGAATCTTCCACCAGGGCCATGGAAGCTTCCAATTTTCGGCAGCTTACACCATCTCCTCGGTGGTCTTCCACACCGCCGCCTAACAGAGTTGTCCAAGAAACATGgctccttgatgcatattcagCTCGGAGAGACATCAGTCATCGTTATTTCCTCCCCGGAGATCTCGAAACAGATCTTGAAAACTCATGACACCGCCTTCGCTCAACGGCCTCAAATCGTCGCCGCCGAAGTTGTAACTTACGGTTACATCACCTTCACGCTTTCACCCTATGCAGACTACTGGAAGCGCATAAGAAGAATTTGCACGCAAGAATTGCTCAGCGCAAAGCGCGTGCGATCGTTTCAATCCATAAGAAACGAAGAAGTTTCTAGATTAGTAAGATTTGTTTCTAGAAACATCGGTTCTGTTATCAACCTTAGCGATACGCTTCTCAATTTGACGTATAGCATTACTGCGAAGGCGACGTTGGGTTCAAAAAGCAGTGACCAGGAAGCGTTTATTTCTTACATGAAGAGAATTTTGAGAACGAATGAGAATTTCAATGTTAGTAACATCTTCCCTTCCCAAAAGTGGCTGCATAGGATTAACGGAGCCATGCGTGAATTGGAGGATATGCATAGAACAAGTGATAGAATTCTTGATGATATAATCGCTGCAGCAAAATCCAAGACTATTAATGCAGATGGtactcttctctcttttcttttgagcCTCGAAGCAGATAACGGCACCCCTGAATTTCAATTCTCAAGAAACAATGTTAAAGCTCTTCTTCAG GACATGCTACTTGCTGGGAGTGAGACATCATCTTCAACTATGGAATGGGTTTTTTCAGAGATGCTAAAAAATCCAAGAGTGCTAAAAAAGGCACAAGCAGAAGTTAGAGAAGTTTTCGGTAACAAAG GTTATGTGGACGAGAATGATCTTGGGGAACTTCAATTTCTAAAAGCAATTATTAAAGAAAGTATGAGACTACATCCTCCAGGTGGTGCTTTACTTCCAAGAGAATGTCGAGAAACTTGTGAGATCAATGGATACACAATACCAGCAGGAACCCAAGTGCTTGTGAATTCATGGGCAATTGGAAGAGATCCCAAGTATTGGAATGAAGCAGAGAAATTCTATCCTGAGAGGTTCTTGGATAGTGAAATTGACTACAAAGGATCCCATTTTGAATTCATCCCATTTGGTGCAGGAAAGAGAATGTGTCCTGGCATGTTATTTGCTCTACCAAACATTGAACTTCCACTTGCACAATTGCTATACTATTTTGATTGGGATCTTCCCTTTGGAGTTAGTCATGAGAATTTGGACATGATAGAAGATTTTGGCATTACTATGAGAAGGAAAAATGATTTATTTGTGGTTCCCATTTCACATCATCATTTGCcacttgaataa
- the LOC107496030 gene encoding uncharacterized protein LOC107496030 isoform X2 has product MWSEHFPFMLMADEYGQCSTDVKLVHDVDDIGIAQYLQVIGGRLLSIGRTQELKHASATFDKKSMEKLMQENLEKEKKLRVALEQIELKDEKMKGLMEKMLLLEEKEKKLDEDKVDLQTKVMEMTMEKKTLETDKKNHGFDMFILGFDRAVEQARFIAPTLDFAVMDPCKVVINGQLVDDDEDQESESEDVAVA; this is encoded by the exons ATGTGGAGTGAGCACTTTCCTTTTATGTTAATGGCTGATGAGTATGGACAATGTTCTACTGATGTAAAATTAGTTCATGATGTGGATGATATTGGTATAGCTCAATACTTACAG gttaTTGGAGGTCGATTGTTATCTATTGGTCGAACTCAAGAATTGAAACATGCAAGTGCTACTTTTGACAAGAAAAGTATGGAAAAACTTATGCAGGAGAAtctagaaaaagagaagaaactcCGGGTTGCTTTAGAACAGATagaattaaaagatgaaaaaatgAAAGGTTTGATGGAGAAGATGTTACTATTagaggaaaaggagaagaaattaGATGAAGATAAAGTTGATTTGCAGACAAAAGTGATGGAGATGACGATGGAGAAGAAGACTTTGGAGACCGACAAGAAGAATCATGGATTTGATATGTTTATCTTGGGGTTTGATAGAGCTGTGGAGCAGGCGAGGTTTATTGCGCCGACATTGGACTTTGCTGTCATGGATCCATGCAAGGTGGTCATTAATGGTCAGctggttgatgatgatgaggatcaAGAGAGCGAAAGTGAAGATGTGGCAGTTGCTTGA
- the LOC107496241 gene encoding uncharacterized protein LOC107496241: protein MSIQPKTEPGSPPILSSTSNKSLELETMSIPELIQILRVKWQKEDYDRVEEVLVEREEKLKTKAGQLEEKFQLQSLARIDAEDKLKKKEQQCEKVQGLYETLFKGVKESGLDKATIENLRKKNKELECENLKLLELKKKCEVDGNAIDELRKKVAELEAEKKNNLDTIAELNDKNWKLVDEKLKADFKFVELLDRVVKLEESTKLLMSNASFDGEHDINEADDPDFSFKVKEEVKEFNDEVNDGSLPLQHKDFHQSYGAAAAEGGSKLQNIIEISDSDHDDDYDIPISRVTQAKTTESRKRKLPFSQSCSDSRSGSFG, encoded by the exons ATGTCAATTCAACCAAAAACCGAACCTGGGTCACCCCCCATTCTCTCATCAACCAGTAACAAAAGCTTGGAGTTGGAGACGATGAGCATTCCTGAGCTCATCCAAATTCTTCGAGTTAAGTGGCAAAAAGAGGATTATGACAGAGTTGAAGAGGTTTTGGTAGAAAGAGAGGAAAAACTTAAAACCAAGGCTGGTCAACTTGAAGAGAAGTTTCAGCTTCAGAGTCTAGCAAGGATTGATGCTGAGgataaattgaagaagaaagagcAACAGTGTGAGAAGGTACAGGGGCTTTATGAGACGTTGTTTAAAGGAGTGAAGGAAAGTGGGTTGGACAAGGCAACCATTGAGAATTtgaggaagaagaacaaagagttAGAGTGCGAGAATCTTAAGTTGTTGGAGTTGAAGAAGAAATGTGAGGTTGATGGCAATGCTATTGATGAATTGAGGAAGAAAGTGGCTGAGTTAGAGGCTGAAAAGAAGAATAATTTGGATACCATTGCTGAGTTGAATGATAAGAATTGGAAGTTGGTGGACGAGAAATTGAAGGCTGATTTTAAGTTTGTGGAATTGCTTGATAGGGTTGTGAAATTGGAGGAAAGTACAAAGCTTTTGATGAGTAATGCTTCTTTTGATGGAGAGCATGATATTAATGAAGCTGATGatcctgatttttcttttaaagtcAAAGAAGAAGTGAAGGAGTTCAATGATGAAGTTAATGATGGTTCTCTACCTTTGCAACACAAAGATTTTCATCAATCTTATGGTGCTGCAGCTG CTGAGGGAGGATCCAAATTGCAAAATATCATTGAGATCAGTGACAGCGAccatgatgatgattatgatatCCCTATTTCACGAGTAACGCAAGCAAAAACTACTGAATCACGCAAAAGAAAGCTCCCATTCTCACAATCTTGTTCTGACAGTAGGAGTGGTAGTTTTGGTTAA